In one Thermosipho ferrireducens genomic region, the following are encoded:
- the crcB gene encoding fluoride efflux transporter CrcB, giving the protein MKFLLIGIGGALGALVRYILSKVINESLVFSLIPWGTIIVNSIGAFLLSFIMFSSIERVEISQNVILFFGTGFLGAFTTFSTFTYETLTLFMKAPQRAFIYFAFNIVLAFFSAYFGMIFGRGKGI; this is encoded by the coding sequence TTGAAATTTTTGCTTATCGGTATAGGAGGCGCCCTTGGTGCACTGGTCAGGTATATTCTATCTAAGGTTATTAATGAATCTCTTGTATTTAGCCTGATTCCCTGGGGGACGATAATTGTCAATTCAATTGGAGCTTTTTTACTGAGTTTTATTATGTTCTCTTCTATCGAGCGCGTTGAGATTTCTCAAAATGTTATTTTGTTTTTTGGAACAGGTTTTCTTGGAGCCTTCACTACATTTTCCACCTTTACTTATGAAACTTTAACACTTTTTATGAAGGCACCTCAAAGAGCTTTTATATACTTTGCTTTTAATATTGTTTTAGCGTTTTTTTCTGCGTATTTTGGGATGATTTTTGGAAGGGGGAAAGGGATTTGA
- a CDS encoding DUF190 domain-containing protein yields the protein MKLLKIYLGEKDRIHGKTLAEYIVELAYKNGIRGVTVCKGILGYGKKRHIHRSDFFTLSEDLPITVEIVDEDEKVSEFLNIVKSLDFDGLIVTYPVNAFYMEKKER from the coding sequence TTGAAACTTTTAAAAATTTATCTTGGAGAGAAAGATAGAATACACGGAAAAACATTAGCAGAATATATAGTAGAGTTAGCATATAAAAACGGAATAAGAGGAGTAACTGTTTGCAAAGGAATTCTGGGATATGGAAAAAAAAGACACATTCACAGGAGTGATTTTTTTACACTTTCAGAGGATCTACCAATCACTGTAGAAATTGTTGATGAAGATGAGAAGGTGTCCGAATTTCTTAATATAGTTAAAAGTTTAGATTTTGATGGGTTGATTGTCACTTATCCTGTGAATGCTTTTTATATGGAGAAAAAAGAAAGATGA
- a CDS encoding THUMP domain-containing class I SAM-dependent RNA methyltransferase, whose amino-acid sequence MKLLLTCTAGLEGAVALELKELNYKIISSTSGRILIDAEVKDVPELNLLLRSAERVLWLIVEHEVKTFDELFEVTYNTDWKSIIDKDGLIVVSDIVTRNSVVSAKGAIASVVKAAIYKKLSPMYLSSKRKEKIYPIRIIIKNNVLQIFLDTTGKNGLNKRGYRKKASKAPLRETIAAGLVILSRWKKEIPLIDPFCGSGTILIEAALLSNKMLPGLRRDFVSQNWSVFKESWNKTREILRVSYCQQYSGQDIRGYDIDKKVLNVANENARNAGVDFIRFFQSSFDNIPGRDDNVYIITNPPYGSRLQLEPGFIKRLNILWKKFPEAKIYILSPEKDFEKKLGIRATKKFRFQNSGLWIWYYMFY is encoded by the coding sequence ATGAAGTTACTCTTAACTTGCACTGCAGGGCTTGAAGGGGCTGTAGCTCTTGAGCTAAAAGAGTTAAACTATAAGATTATAAGCTCTACTTCCGGGAGAATACTGATAGATGCAGAGGTTAAAGATGTTCCTGAGTTGAATTTATTACTTCGTTCAGCTGAACGAGTTCTGTGGTTGATAGTTGAACATGAAGTAAAAACCTTTGATGAACTGTTTGAGGTTACTTATAATACAGATTGGAAAAGCATAATTGACAAAGATGGTCTCATAGTTGTGAGTGATATTGTCACAAGAAATTCCGTTGTTTCAGCCAAAGGTGCTATAGCATCTGTGGTAAAGGCAGCAATTTATAAAAAACTTAGTCCAATGTACTTAAGCTCCAAACGCAAAGAGAAGATATATCCTATTAGAATAATAATAAAAAACAATGTTTTACAGATATTTTTAGATACAACTGGAAAGAATGGACTAAATAAGCGTGGATATAGAAAAAAAGCTTCAAAGGCGCCGCTCAGAGAGACAATTGCTGCGGGATTAGTTATATTGTCCAGATGGAAAAAAGAAATACCTCTTATAGATCCTTTTTGCGGTAGTGGTACAATTTTAATAGAAGCCGCTTTACTTTCCAATAAAATGCTGCCGGGATTGCGAAGAGATTTTGTTTCACAGAATTGGTCTGTGTTTAAAGAGAGCTGGAATAAAACCCGAGAAATATTAAGAGTGTCTTATTGTCAACAATATTCAGGTCAGGATATCAGGGGTTACGATATAGATAAAAAAGTTTTAAATGTCGCCAATGAAAATGCCAGGAATGCAGGAGTGGATTTTATAAGGTTTTTTCAATCAAGTTTTGATAACATTCCGGGACGGGATGATAATGTTTATATAATCACTAACCCTCCTTATGGTTCAAGATTACAACTTGAACCAGGTTTCATAAAAAGGTTAAATATTTTGTGGAAAAAATTTCCAGAAGCAAAAATTTACATTTTATCTCCAGAGAAAGACTTTGAAAAGAAATTAGGAATTAGGGCAACTAAAAAATTTAGATTTCAAAATAGCGGACTCTGGATATGGTATTATATGTTTTATTAG
- a CDS encoding TIGR03960 family B12-binding radical SAM protein, with amino-acid sequence MNTILKFISENLHKVRKPARYIGGEYNSYIKDKKEKLRFALVFPDVYEIGMSHYGLEILYHILNSFNFVYAERAFLPWVDMIDLMIKNNVPLYTLETKTPLKQMDAIGISVEYELSYTNIFKVLELSELPLKAEERNDKDPIVIAGGPCVFNPEPISRAFDIIYIGDAEENIGELARVLYETRGENRFKRLELAAKIKGVYVPIFYEQKGKKIVPLTSVPKKIRRNVIDDLDNGSVPVKKTLPNVESVHDRAVVEISRGCTRGCRFCQAGYIYRPVRERSAENIVSYAQNMLKVTGYEELSFLSLSTMDHSQIVQVIEAILPYAEENRISVSIPSTRADAFSVRIMSKIASIRKTGITLAPEAGSQLMRNRINKNISLEDIFKSVEGAKEAGWSRIKLYFMVGFPDETDEDIKEIGNILREVKKVGFKNVVASVNLLVPKPHTPLQFAKVKKPDYMRYVFEILKPYRKFAKIDINNGKKSYIEALLSRGDRKLFDVIMVKYKKAFFDEWSEFFNFDDWLNAFHIAKVNYEDYEGPFNFKEDLPWDHIDSGVNKAFLWKEYENYNRGTLTHDCRWDVCTFCGVCQIYKVRNTLKKNKKTQ; translated from the coding sequence ATGAACACTATTCTGAAGTTTATAAGTGAAAATCTTCATAAAGTTAGAAAACCTGCCAGATATATTGGAGGGGAATATAATTCTTATATCAAAGATAAAAAGGAAAAACTTAGATTTGCCCTTGTATTTCCAGATGTTTACGAAATTGGGATGTCCCATTATGGTCTTGAAATTTTGTATCATATCTTAAATTCTTTTAACTTTGTGTATGCTGAAAGAGCTTTTCTTCCGTGGGTTGATATGATAGATTTAATGATTAAGAACAATGTTCCGCTATATACACTTGAAACAAAAACTCCTTTAAAGCAAATGGATGCAATTGGTATATCAGTAGAATATGAGTTGTCATACACTAATATCTTCAAGGTATTAGAACTTTCGGAGTTGCCTTTAAAAGCTGAGGAAAGAAATGATAAAGATCCCATAGTGATAGCAGGTGGCCCCTGTGTGTTTAATCCTGAACCTATTTCTCGTGCTTTTGACATAATTTATATAGGAGATGCTGAAGAGAATATAGGAGAATTGGCAAGAGTTCTGTATGAAACACGTGGAGAAAATCGTTTCAAGAGACTTGAGCTTGCTGCAAAGATAAAAGGGGTTTATGTGCCGATCTTTTATGAACAAAAAGGAAAAAAAATAGTTCCATTAACAAGTGTACCAAAAAAGATCAGGCGAAATGTTATAGATGATCTTGATAATGGATCTGTTCCAGTTAAAAAAACTTTGCCAAATGTGGAAAGTGTTCATGATAGAGCAGTTGTGGAAATTAGTCGTGGATGCACGAGAGGGTGTCGATTTTGCCAGGCGGGTTATATTTATAGACCTGTTCGAGAAAGAAGTGCTGAAAATATAGTAAGCTATGCCCAAAATATGTTAAAAGTAACAGGATACGAAGAACTTTCCTTTCTATCGCTCTCAACTATGGATCATTCTCAAATAGTGCAGGTAATTGAAGCAATTCTTCCTTACGCTGAAGAAAACAGGATTTCAGTATCTATACCTTCTACAAGGGCAGATGCGTTTAGTGTAAGAATAATGTCAAAAATAGCTTCGATTAGAAAAACTGGTATAACTCTGGCGCCGGAAGCCGGAAGTCAGTTAATGAGAAATAGAATCAATAAGAACATTTCACTGGAAGATATATTTAAGAGTGTTGAGGGAGCAAAAGAGGCAGGATGGAGTAGAATAAAACTTTATTTTATGGTAGGTTTTCCTGATGAAACAGATGAAGATATAAAAGAAATAGGTAATATTTTAAGAGAAGTAAAGAAAGTAGGTTTTAAAAATGTTGTAGCTTCTGTAAATTTACTTGTTCCTAAACCACACACACCTCTTCAATTTGCAAAAGTAAAAAAACCAGATTATATGCGTTATGTTTTTGAAATACTTAAGCCATATAGGAAATTTGCTAAAATAGATATTAATAATGGGAAAAAAAGCTATATAGAAGCATTACTTTCAAGAGGCGATAGAAAGCTTTTTGATGTTATAATGGTAAAATACAAAAAGGCATTTTTTGATGAATGGAGTGAGTTTTTCAATTTTGATGATTGGTTGAATGCTTTTCATATTGCAAAAGTTAATTATGAGGATTATGAAGGACCTTTTAATTTTAAAGAAGATTTACCATGGGATCATATTGATTCTGGGGTTAACAAAGCTTTCTTGTGGAAAGAGTATGAAAATTATAATCGTGGAACTTTAACACATGATTGTAGATGGGATGTTTGTACATTTTGTGGAGTATGTCAGATTTACAAAGTAAGAAATACGCTGAAAAAAAACAAAAAAACTCAGTAA
- the secG gene encoding preprotein translocase subunit SecG encodes MATVMLIIHTLISAILIFLSLKQMGKFAELGGAFGSGALNTVFGREKGLDAGGKLTVVFGVLFFVSSLLTAFFISR; translated from the coding sequence ATGGCAACAGTTATGCTAATTATCCATACTTTGATTAGTGCTATATTAATTTTTCTTTCTCTCAAGCAAATGGGGAAATTTGCTGAGCTTGGAGGAGCCTTTGGTTCAGGTGCTTTGAACACAGTGTTTGGTAGAGAAAAAGGTCTGGATGCCGGTGGTAAGTTGACGGTTGTTTTCGGTGTTTTGTTTTTTGTTTCAAGTTTATTAACAGCTTTTTTCATATCAAGGTAA
- the tyrS gene encoding tyrosine--tRNA ligase — protein sequence MLPEQQLQVLKKNVVDLISEEELLERLKEGRPLRIKLGVDPSRPDLHLGHAVVLRKLKEFQELGHHVILIIGDFTARIGDPSGRNTTRPMLSEDEVRENAKTYAEQAFKILDNEKTEIRFNGEWLDKMNFADVVKLAGKYTVARMLERDDFSKRLKEGTPISIAEFLYPLAQAYDSVAIKADVELGGTDQLFNFLVGRKIQEEHGLKPQIVMTMPIIEGTDGKLKMSKSYGNYVGFTDNPQEMYGKIMSIPDNLIIKYMNLLTDIPEPEIMEYDRKMKSGEINPRDVKMRLAYELVKYFYNEQIARDAENEFISVFRKKELPENMPEYRIKEGEYNIVDLIDHLNLLPSRSEIKRTVNQGGVYFDGRRLEGFKSFVSIKSEHVLRIGKRKFYKVIADK from the coding sequence TTGCTTCCAGAACAACAGTTGCAAGTTTTGAAAAAAAATGTAGTTGATCTTATTTCCGAAGAAGAGCTTCTTGAAAGATTAAAAGAAGGAAGACCTCTCCGTATAAAGTTAGGTGTTGATCCTTCAAGACCGGACCTCCATTTGGGACATGCTGTGGTGTTAAGAAAACTTAAGGAATTTCAAGAGCTTGGGCATCACGTTATTCTTATAATAGGCGATTTTACAGCTCGTATAGGTGATCCATCCGGGCGTAATACAACGCGTCCAATGTTGAGCGAGGATGAGGTTAGGGAAAATGCAAAGACTTATGCTGAGCAAGCATTTAAAATTCTGGATAATGAAAAAACAGAAATAAGATTTAATGGTGAATGGCTGGATAAAATGAATTTTGCTGATGTTGTAAAGCTTGCTGGCAAATATACTGTTGCAAGAATGCTGGAACGCGATGATTTTTCAAAACGTTTGAAAGAGGGTACCCCAATAAGTATAGCTGAATTTTTGTATCCTCTTGCTCAGGCATATGATTCAGTGGCAATAAAAGCTGATGTGGAACTTGGAGGGACTGATCAGCTATTTAATTTTTTGGTTGGAAGAAAAATTCAGGAAGAACATGGCCTAAAACCTCAGATAGTAATGACTATGCCTATAATTGAAGGAACAGATGGAAAATTGAAAATGAGTAAGAGTTATGGAAATTATGTAGGGTTTACTGATAATCCTCAAGAAATGTATGGTAAAATAATGTCAATTCCAGATAACCTTATAATAAAGTATATGAACCTTCTCACTGATATACCAGAACCTGAAATAATGGAATATGATCGTAAAATGAAATCCGGCGAAATAAACCCAAGAGATGTTAAAATGAGATTAGCTTATGAGTTAGTCAAATATTTTTACAATGAGCAGATTGCCAGAGATGCGGAAAACGAGTTTATTTCTGTTTTTAGAAAAAAAGAATTACCTGAGAATATGCCGGAATATAGAATAAAGGAAGGAGAATACAACATAGTAGATTTAATTGACCATTTGAACCTTTTACCAAGCAGAAGTGAAATAAAAAGAACAGTAAATCAAGGTGGAGTTTATTTTGATGGGAGAAGATTAGAAGGATTCAAAAGCTTTGTATCTATAAAAAGTGAACATGTGTTAAGAATAGGAAAACGAAAGTTTTATAAGGTAATTGCCGATAAATAG
- a CDS encoding S-layer homology domain-containing protein has translation MRKYLAIIVILLVSAFAIAAINDVPKNHWAYEAVTQLEEAGIITGYPDGTFRGTSNVTRYELAVFLARTMNTIESELGEIIKNRYLNSLRLISANKDQLDALYKVVKDVSNAIDELEMKVAKLEEATKDLENLKITVDIHEGDITTLYGITGDLKKDVAVLKNKTSNLSEISTAIDKLNKALDIHDKDIIKIYEELTKKATKKDVESVVNTSLENVNGQIEFLYKKIAKTEEDVKAYTDEKLVEVKGKVANIEANVNDAIPMLRNLVYQNASNIKNLEKKLVKLIGVKVKSIDNKINEVNEIATFNSDTLNGLAMKLGEVEYSLRKQIEKVQKSVDQAALKSDVENLTKVVETKADKTDVETLGKKVDSVNTLSIIGIVLGAVGLGIAIYAGFLKTP, from the coding sequence ATGAGGAAGTATTTGGCCATTATTGTTATACTATTAGTATCTGCTTTCGCTATTGCCGCAATAAACGATGTACCAAAGAACCACTGGGCATATGAAGCAGTCACTCAGTTAGAAGAAGCGGGTATTATTACCGGTTATCCAGATGGAACATTCAGGGGAACATCAAACGTTACTCGTTATGAGCTTGCTGTTTTTCTTGCACGTACTATGAATACCATAGAAAGTGAGCTTGGTGAAATTATTAAAAACAGGTATTTAAATTCCTTAAGGCTCATAAGTGCCAATAAAGACCAGCTTGATGCGCTTTACAAAGTCGTTAAAGATGTATCAAACGCAATTGATGAACTCGAAATGAAAGTGGCCAAACTTGAAGAAGCTACAAAGGATTTAGAAAACTTGAAAATCACAGTTGATATTCACGAAGGGGATATTACCACGCTTTATGGAATTACAGGTGATCTTAAAAAAGATGTAGCGGTTCTCAAAAACAAAACAAGTAATCTTTCTGAAATTTCTACCGCTATTGATAAACTTAATAAAGCTCTGGATATCCATGATAAGGATATAATAAAGATTTATGAGGAGCTTACCAAAAAAGCAACTAAGAAAGATGTGGAAAGTGTTGTAAATACAAGTCTTGAGAATGTAAACGGCCAAATTGAATTTTTGTATAAGAAAATTGCAAAAACAGAAGAAGATGTAAAAGCTTATACAGATGAAAAGCTTGTTGAAGTAAAGGGTAAAGTTGCAAATATCGAAGCAAATGTAAATGATGCCATTCCTATGCTAAGAAATCTGGTTTACCAGAATGCTTCGAATATTAAAAATCTTGAAAAGAAATTGGTGAAGCTTATAGGTGTTAAAGTGAAAAGTATTGATAACAAAATAAATGAAGTAAATGAAATAGCAACATTTAACAGTGATACATTAAATGGACTTGCAATGAAACTTGGTGAAGTGGAATATTCTTTGAGAAAACAAATAGAAAAAGTTCAAAAATCAGTAGATCAAGCGGCTTTAAAATCTGATGTTGAAAATCTTACCAAGGTAGTTGAGACTAAAGCTGACAAAACTGATGTTGAAACACTTGGTAAGAAAGTAGATAGTGTAAATACACTTTCAATTATTGGAATTGTACTCGGAGCAGTTGGCCTTGGTATAGCAATTTATGCAGGATTTCTTAAAACACCTTAA
- the eno gene encoding phosphopyruvate hydratase, with the protein MYIEIIDIKAREVLDSRGNPTVEVEVMLEDGSIGKAIVPSGASTGKFEALELRDGEKDRYSGKGVLKAVKNVNEVIAPKLLGFNAYDQVGLDKTLLEIDGTENKSNLGANAILGVSMAVARAAAISLGLPLYKYLGGVNAKVLPVPFMNVINGGQHADNNLDIQEFMIVPAGAPTFREALRYGAETFHALKKILHESGHVTAVGDEGGFAPNLNSNEEAIQVLIQAIEKAGYVPGKDIYIALDVAASEFYNEETKKYHIDGADKNVEELIEYYEMLIDKYPIISIEDPFDQEDWEAYREFNSKVGNKVQIVGDDLYVTNVKRLAKGIEIKATNSILIKLNQIGSVTETLNAIELAKTNNMTNVISHRSGETEDTFIADLAVATNAGMIKTGSLSRSERIAKYNQLLRIEEELGEVAEYKGLNAFYSIKK; encoded by the coding sequence GTGTATATTGAAATAATTGATATTAAAGCTCGTGAAGTACTTGATTCCCGTGGAAATCCTACTGTGGAAGTTGAGGTTATGCTTGAAGACGGTTCTATTGGAAAGGCTATTGTTCCATCAGGAGCATCTACAGGAAAGTTTGAGGCTCTTGAACTTAGAGATGGTGAAAAAGATAGATATTCTGGGAAAGGTGTATTAAAAGCTGTTAAAAATGTGAATGAGGTTATAGCACCAAAACTTCTTGGTTTTAACGCATATGATCAGGTTGGGCTTGATAAAACGCTTCTTGAAATTGATGGCACAGAAAACAAGAGTAATCTTGGGGCAAATGCAATTCTTGGAGTTTCAATGGCTGTTGCAAGAGCTGCTGCAATATCTCTGGGATTACCTCTTTATAAATATCTTGGAGGGGTAAATGCAAAGGTGTTACCTGTACCTTTTATGAATGTTATTAACGGTGGGCAACACGCGGATAACAATCTTGATATTCAGGAATTTATGATAGTTCCTGCTGGTGCACCTACTTTCAGGGAGGCTTTAAGGTACGGAGCAGAAACATTTCATGCCTTGAAAAAAATTTTGCATGAGTCAGGTCATGTTACAGCTGTTGGAGATGAAGGAGGCTTTGCGCCTAATCTGAATTCAAATGAGGAGGCTATTCAGGTACTTATTCAGGCTATTGAAAAGGCAGGTTATGTACCTGGTAAAGATATTTACATAGCATTGGATGTTGCAGCAAGTGAGTTTTATAATGAAGAAACAAAAAAATACCATATAGATGGTGCTGATAAGAATGTTGAAGAATTAATAGAATATTATGAAATGCTTATTGACAAATATCCCATAATATCCATTGAAGATCCATTTGATCAGGAAGATTGGGAAGCTTATAGGGAATTTAATTCAAAAGTTGGGAATAAAGTTCAAATTGTTGGTGATGACCTTTACGTTACAAATGTAAAACGGCTTGCAAAAGGAATTGAGATTAAAGCTACAAATTCAATTCTTATAAAACTCAATCAAATAGGATCTGTTACAGAAACTCTTAATGCAATTGAGCTTGCAAAAACCAATAATATGACAAATGTTATTTCTCACAGATCTGGAGAAACTGAAGATACATTTATTGCAGACCTTGCAGTTGCAACAAACGCTGGTATGATTAAAACAGGTTCACTTTCACGAAGTGAAAGAATAGCAAAGTACAATCAACTCCTTAGAATAGAGGAAGAGTTAGGAGAGGTTGCTGAATATAAAGGTTTAAACGCTTTTTACTCGATTAAAAAGTAA
- the xerA gene encoding site-specific tyrosine recombinase/integron integrase has translation MINDETIQLFKDYLEHVRRVSENTLKAYIKDVKKFFNFIQKAPSEIIRQDVENFIKALSRGELLGIRPRESTISRYMSSLSTFFSYLELAGIIKFNPMERIRHPRVRRKIPDFLSEEEVQNILKSFDEEKELKKKTAISLLYYAGLRIGELCNLRLTDISLSPPFLRVEMGKGKKDRLVPLPEKIIPLIEKYLNNYNPTFFLFENNSGHIHPSTIFRWLKSATKKAEIKKDVHPHTLRHSYATHLIRKGVSVKVVQELLGHSNLSTTSIYLHVADQEKFEAVKNL, from the coding sequence GTGATAAATGATGAAACAATCCAACTTTTTAAAGATTATCTTGAACATGTTAGGAGAGTATCAGAAAACACTCTAAAAGCCTATATCAAGGATGTCAAAAAATTTTTTAATTTTATACAAAAAGCACCTTCGGAAATAATAAGACAGGATGTAGAAAACTTTATTAAAGCTCTTTCACGGGGAGAACTTTTAGGAATTCGCCCGCGAGAGTCCACTATTTCAAGATACATGTCCAGCCTGAGTACCTTTTTTAGCTATCTTGAACTTGCTGGTATTATAAAATTCAATCCTATGGAACGGATCAGGCATCCGCGTGTAAGACGAAAAATTCCCGACTTTTTATCAGAAGAAGAAGTACAAAACATACTGAAATCTTTTGACGAAGAAAAAGAGTTGAAAAAAAAGACTGCTATAAGTCTTCTTTATTACGCTGGACTTAGAATCGGTGAATTGTGTAACCTGAGATTGACTGACATATCACTTTCCCCTCCATTTTTAAGGGTTGAAATGGGAAAAGGGAAAAAAGATCGCCTCGTCCCACTCCCGGAAAAAATAATTCCATTAATCGAAAAATACCTGAACAATTACAATCCAACTTTTTTTCTATTTGAAAATAATTCTGGACACATTCATCCTTCAACAATATTTAGATGGTTAAAAAGCGCTACAAAAAAAGCTGAAATAAAAAAAGATGTGCATCCTCACACGTTAAGACATTCCTATGCAACACATTTAATTAGAAAAGGCGTGAGTGTAAAAGTTGTTCAAGAATTACTTGGACATTCAAATCTCAGCACAACAAGTATCTATTTACATGTGGCAGATCAGGAAAAATTTGAAGCAGTAAAAAATTTATAA